From Xyrauchen texanus isolate HMW12.3.18 chromosome 44, RBS_HiC_50CHRs, whole genome shotgun sequence:
AATCTGTCGCAGTAAATTACCAACTGTCCTCAGAATTTCAACAGACTTCTgccattatttttaaaacaaaaaacttgCTGGTGTTCAGACATCTTACCTCTGGCAACTTTGCCCCATGTAGCCCACAAAGTACTTCTGTCGGACCACGAGATAAATAATACCAGCAAAGGCAGCTGGAGCTGTAACAGAATGTTttgattttacattatacatgtattttttttttatttttttaatttttttattgtcctgCTAAGCAATTTTGTGAGGTGTAGCTGACTTTCAGGAAATGACACTACCTTTAGCATGTAGATAAGTTTCGATTGATTTTCATAATTGATTCAGAGGTATGCTTATTGAGGCTGACTCACATTATATGCTTCAGTTGCTTAGAAACTGTATTTACTATTTCAAATCTATTCAAATATCGATTAGAGCAACATAGGCAAACATTTTCATATGGGTAATAACATATCTTATTAGTTGGGAAATGCAAAGTATTCCACTAAAGATACAAAACGGGGGATTTTCTTTGATGTGTTACCCTCCCACTAGACTGTAGTTTACATTCAGATAAAGTATCAGTGGCCCTTTtgtttctaaaactctttgtgtgTCTAAGTAGTGTCACGAAAGCAATCATTCTCTTTTCTCAACAAAAGGTATGAAAACAAAGAGTTACCATAACACCTAAtaaacagtggccccaaaaattatttgataatttctggacacttaaagctgaagtatgtaactttttcagtgttaatatatataataagcaGGTcagagggcagggctgggtgtGCAAAATAATGACCCGGACCCGCCCTCCATCCTGCCACAATATACTTTCTCCTTGCACAGCTTAATATCCAGAGACAACTGtcagtaagccattcataggttaattttctctaaAACTGAAACACTCTCTATGTGGCGCTacaaaaattcctgtgtttgttttgagcaacctgtTAGACCCGCCCAACATCATTACTCAACTAATGGCGTGAgctgggggcgggactatctgactgtttgaagaaCTGCAGGCTTATTCAGAAAGTTGTTTCGAAAACATTTGTTAtagttgcagaaattacatacttcagctttaagtaaaAAATCTAAGAATGCCATTGCATCAGATAAGATTATATCAAACCATCTGCAAATAACAATGTTTtgccttttctcagaactaacttcacatttcttagccatttttgcaattagttTTAACCAACCAGACCCAGGTCATTTtttgtggatgtatgaagtcagttctccTCAAGTTTACACATTAACTATTGACATGCTCCACTAAGTTTGACAATCAAAAAGTGTCCCAATGTTACTGTCTTAATTTGGAATAATGCATCtaatgttttcttttcatttcttgtTTTATCAAAACTTTTTGGTGGTTTATCTTGTGTTGGCTTATGATGTagaataatgattaaaaaaagtgtTGATATCAACTGATCGTGGTGTACCTTGACTGAGGCAGATACCAGCGCACCATAGTACTGCCAGGAATGTGGGGTAAGTATCCATGCAGTTTCGACTAATTTGAGAAACACAATTATTTAACAAAGAAAGTCATTACAATACATGTTcataaagtatttattttaactaCATTCATTTAGCTGAAATATAATTTGAGAAGACCCTGTCTGTTCTAACGAGCCGTTGCATGTTCTTCCTTTCCTCTATCTTTAAAAACTACTGTGAAAGAAGTTTAACTTCCTCTCTCATGGTGGTTAATTGCAGCTTGTGGTTGCATCAAGATTGAAATAAACTAGTAGAAAAACCAAGAATCAAACATTCTAGCAACTGGTGGTAATTTGATAGTCAGTTGGGTTTGGTTTTATTCTGAAAACTTTATTCAACAACACACGTCTAGACAATGTACTGTGAGGTCTCAATCGGCTCTGTAATGTAAAACAGGCAAATTGTGTAATTTACTATGAAATAAATACAGTTACTGGCAGTACATACATTAAGATTGGGTTTgtctgtaattttttatttattagaattATTGTTGTAAAGAACTACATGGAGATGCACATACTTTCCTTAAAATTAGTTCATTTTCACTAATGTAAACCTAATACTTAATGTGAAAATTTTCAGAAAAAGTAATGACGTTATCTAGGCTTTCCGTATGCAGATAGACCAGTGTTGCACTCTTACAACATCATCTGGTCAAGATTATGTAAATGAAGATTTAAGGAAGTTCGTTTCCCTCACAACAGGAAAATTGATGTTATGCAAAAGAAGTTGCGCCAATACTGTTCGCTTTATGAAACAGATTGTCTTAAGCAGCCATCTTAAAACTATTTTTACCCTCTCTGGCACTGGAAATTGGTGCTAAATGATTACTTCTATCAGTGAAAATCAGAAAGGAACAGAGTTACTCACTTGGCACATAACAAACGCTCAAAATCTGCAGAATGTTGTTTTGAATTATGGCCTTTACACTCTTTCTCAACCTTCAGTGCAAAGAATACTAAAGGAGAAGTCAATAAATCAGACATTGAAAGTTAAAATAGTCTGAGTTTAAAGCATTTGCATgtgtacactactggtcaaaacttttgaaacacttgactgaaatgtttcttgtgatcttaaaaatcttttgatctgaaggtgtatgcttaaatgtttgaaattaattttgtagacaaaaaacattattgtgctaacatattaatttatttaattaaaaaactaacattttgtaaaataaaaataaataataataaaaaaaaaaatattataagtgTTTCAAATCTTTGGACCGATAGTGTATGTACCATATAATATGAGCAAATTAATGCTGGCTGTTTGCAAACACCATAATGTATTCAGAAACCATTTGCATATACATCCTTGTgctatacaatttaaatattaaaatatatcttTTAAAATGTCTTACCATTCTGAACAACACTGAGAAGAGTGACCAGCACTAATAAGAAGATGTTTTCCAACTCTGCAGCATCCATGTTCTTTTGGTATGTATTTGTGTCTCAAAACTGTTGGTTCAACTGCTGTCTGAATAATTTTACTATCAGAGGCAAAGATATCATCATCCCTAAACTGATGCATTTCCTGGTGGGAGGGCCACTAGAACATCATTTCTGCATCGATTGTTGAAATGGTTAATTTAGCTCTTTTTGAAAGGTAAATTTATCTAATATTTGGGTGTGGAAATACTCTTTTGGCAGTTCTACTATCATTCTATCAGTTGATATTTGAGAGCAAAATGTAATTTGATCAACATTCACTAAATGTGTGAAAACCAACAGTCCTTTGATCTGTTACTAAAGTCTGCCCCCTACCGGTGTATAAAACTAATTGATCAGCACTTCAAATTACTCACAATTTGTGTGtaaaacatcgttttttttttttaaagccatcaCATTTAGGGCCTTAATTACATTTAAGACCAAATGTGTTATATGTGTTATATTATAGTAATGGGGTTTTGTGTTGATAGCAATAAATTCATGGTCTATATAAATGATTAGGACAGATGAAAAGACAATTACTATAATATATAAGATATTGTCAATAAATAgacagttactataatataaggTTTGTCTATATTCtggtttagtttgtttttataaCTTTAGAgtgctttagatttttttttgtcaagctagaaaattaaaaaaattgaagATAAACATCTAATTAAGTTTGGGCTACTAAAATTATTTGAGAATCAGAAACTCCCTCAACccatagttatgctgcattagttaAGCCTGCCAGAACAGAACAATTTGGGCAAATTAACTTAAGAAAAGGTGACTATTTTGCATCCCTGGCTATGTGTCGCTGGAGCGATGAATACTAACCAGACTGTGCCAACCAGAAAGTGACGGGTGCTTCAATAATCACTGTCTGCATCACCTCAATCAATTA
This genomic window contains:
- the alox5ap gene encoding arachidonate 5-lipoxygenase-activating protein; translated protein: MDAAELENIFLLVLVTLLSVVQNVFFALKVEKECKGHNSKQHSADFERLLCANRNCMDTYPTFLAVLWCAGICLSQAPAAFAGIIYLVVRQKYFVGYMGQSCQSIPGFLFGKRILFFLSLMCIVGIINYLLLNYGGSDYKDYVQTITKAASTLLLLP